The Salvia miltiorrhiza cultivar Shanhuang (shh) chromosome 1, IMPLAD_Smil_shh, whole genome shotgun sequence genome has a window encoding:
- the LOC131025133 gene encoding copalyl diphosphate synthase 1, chloroplastic-like isoform X1 has protein sequence MISLCFLGMGSIIFTPNLSYSLLGEGKNILSAKLQLPQSLTGTWLKNREYTRANNQSHRRRKHIFKVFENRVAHEDGSTAEAVEVNNKIKDMISCIKILMVTIKEGRISVSAYDTAWIALIKNIDGFDTPQFPSSLEWVLQNQHPDGSWGDEHFFSVYDRLLNTMACIIALKSWNVGTHNMEKGISYVKKNVWKLEDASEAHMTCGFEVIYPALVRKASHLGIHDIPIPNNIYTARDHKLNKIPKELMHQVTTTLLYSLEGLEDLDWSRLIKLQSADGSFFTSPSSTAFAFMETKDTNCLKFITNIVHKFHGGAPHTYPVDLFSRLWVVDRLQRLGISRFFEAEIKDYLAYVYRFWSEDGIYSARDINYSEVDDTSMAFRLLRLQGYDVNPNTLRKFKEGEKFCCHKGEVTPSTTPMYALYRASQIRFAGEDILEEAYHFSCNFLQHWLAGDQLLDKWVVSKDLSNEIKVGLEMPWYATLPRVETVYYLQHYGGSTTVWIAKTLYRMPDIDNDDYLELAKLDFGRCQFEHQIEWNYMQGWYKSCKIQEFGMSRKEMLVAYFLAATTIFEPERVKERIVWAKSQLISKMIRTFLEKEASIEQKSLLLKEFRNNINGSHKLNSVETVDRAINVLLEAIYELSEGFDECIGLQLKNTWYLWLMKFDKGEDENLWEDAELLVTTLNICSAHFPQNDDILFHHEYITLSKLVNKICHYLSQIPNKKMLKYGRSAWKGKLIEVEADMQALAKLVLEEPSGLNRNIKQTFLCVAKTFYYSAYFDVETIELHIFKVLFEPIV, from the exons ATGATCTCTCTTTGCTTTTTAGGAATGGGATCCATAATATTTACTCCAAATCTGAGCTATTCCCTTCTAGGAGAAGGCAAGAATATTCTTTCAGCAAAACTTCAGCTGCCGCAGAGTTTAACTG GAACATGGCTGAAAAACAGAGAATACACGCGCGCAAATAACCAATCTCATCGTCGTCGGAAACATATATTTAAAGTATTTGAGAATCGAg TTGCTCATGAGGATGGTTCTACTGCTGAGGCCGTCGAAGTG aataataaaattaaggatatGATCTCATGCATAAAGATTCTTATGGTTACAATAAAAGAGGGACGAATAAGTGTGTCAGCCTATGATACAGCATGGATTGCacttataaaaaatattgatgGGTTTGATACTCCTCAATTTCCCTCTTCGCTGGAGTGGGTCCTCCAAAATCAGCATCCTGATGGCTCATGGGGAGACGAACATTTTTTCTCTGTGTATGATCGCCTGCTAAATACTATGGCGTGCATCATAGCATTGAAGTCGTGGAATGTTGGCACTCATAACATGGAAAAAG gAATATCGTATGTGAAGAAAAATGTGTGGAAACTTGAAGATGCTTCTGAAGCGCACATGACGTGTGGGTTTGAAGTCATATATCCTGCCCTTGTTCGAAAAGCAAGCCACTTAGGAATTCATGATATTCCAATCCCCAACAATATTTATACCGCAAGGGATCATAAACTCAACAA GATACCAAAAGAATTGATGCACCAGGTGACAACAACACTACTGTATAGTTTGGAAGGGCTGGAAGACTTGGATTGGTCAAGGCTAATAAAACTCCAGTCAGCTGATGGCTCATTCTTCACATCTCCATCATCTACTGCCTTTGCATTCATGGAGACTAAAGATACCAATTGcttaaaatttatcactaaCATCGTCCACAAATTTCATGGAGGAG CTCCCCATACTTATCCAGTAGACTTATTTTCGCGACTATGGGTGGTTGATAGACTACAACGCTTGGGAATTTCTCGTTTCTTTGAGGCGGAGATCAAGGATTACCTAGCCTATGTATATAG GTTTTGGAGTGAAGATGGAATTTATAGTGCACGAGATATAAATTATAGTGAAGTTGATGACACATCTATGGCATTCAGGCTTCTACGCTTGCAAGGATATGATGTTAACCCAA ATACATTGAGGAAATTCAAAGAGGGTGAAAAATTCTGTTGCCACAAAGGTGAAGTGACACCTTCTACGACGCCAATGTATGCTCTATATAGGGCTTCCCAAATCCGATTTGCAGGAGAAGACATTCTTGAAGAAGCCTACCACTTCTCTTGCAACTTCTTACAACATTGGTTAGCAGGCGATCAACTCCTCGATAAATGGGTTGTATCTAAGGACTTGTCTAATGAG ataaaagTTGGATTGGAGATGCCATGGTATGCCACGTTACCACGAGTAGAGACTGTGTATTATCTGCAGCATTACGGTGGTTCCACCACAGTGTGGATCGCCAAAACCTTATACAG GATGCCAGATATTGATAACGATGATTATCTGGAGCTCGCAAAATTGGATTTTGGGAGATGCCAATTCGAACATCAGATTGAATGGAATTATATGCAAGG ATGGTATAAAAGTTGCAAAATTCAAGAATTTGGGATGAGCAGAAAAGAAATGCTGGTAGCTTACTTTTTGGCCGCCACAACTATATTTGAACCAGAAAGAGTAAAAGAGAGAATTGTGTGGGCAAAATCTCAATTGATTTCTAAGATGATCAGAAcatttttagaaaaagaagCCTCCATAGAACAAAAATCTCTTCTACTAAAAGAATTCAGAAACAACATCAACGGCTCACACAAATTGAATAG TGTTGAGACAGTGGATCGTGCAATCAACGTTCTGCTAGAAGCCATCTACGAGCTATCAGAAGGTTTTGATGAATGTATTGGCCTTCAGCTAAAAAACACA TGGTATTTGTGGCTGATGAAGTTTGACAAAGGAGAAGACGAAAATTTATGGGAAGACGCAGAGCTCCTTGTCACCACGTTAAACATTTGCTCTGCTCATTTTCCACAAAACGACGATATATTGTTCCACCATGAATACATAACTCTGTCGAAGCTCGTAAATAAAATCTGTCACTATCTCTCTCAGATTCCAAATAAaaag atGTTAAAGTATGGAAGGAGCGCATGGAAAGGCAAGTTGATTGAGGTAGAAGCAGATATGCAGGCATTGGCAAAACTAGTCCTTGAAGAACCCAGCGGCCTCAACAGAAATATCAAGCAAACATTTCTGTGTGTGGCAAAAACATTTTACTACAGTGCCTACTTTGATGTCGAAACTATTGAACTCCATATATTCAAAGTACTATTTGAGCCGATTGTATAA
- the LOC131025133 gene encoding copalyl diphosphate synthase 1, chloroplastic-like isoform X2, which yields MISLCFLGMGSIIFTPNLSYSLLGEGKNILSAKLQLPQSLTGTWLKNREYTRANNQSHRRRKHIFKVFENRVAHEDGSTAEAVEVNNKIKDMISCIKILMVTIKEGRISVSAYDTAWIALIKNIDGFDTPQFPSSLEWVLQNQHPDGSWGDEHFFSVYDRLLNTMACIIALKSWNVGTHNMEKGISYVKKNVWKLEDASEAHMTCGFEVIYPALVRKASHLGIHDIPIPNNIYTARDHKLNKIPKELMHQVTTTLLYSLEGLEDLDWSRLIKLQSADGSFFTSPSSTAFAFMETKDTNCLKFITNIVHKFHGGAPHTYPVDLFSRLWVVDRLQRLGISRFFEAEIKDYLAYVYRFWSEDGIYSARDINYSEVDDTSMAFRLLRLQGYDVNPNTLRKFKEGEKFCCHKGEVTPSTTPMYALYRASQIRFAGEDILEEAYHFSCNFLQHWLAGDQLLDKWVVSKDLSNEIKVGLEMPWYATLPRVETVYYLQHYGGSTTVWIAKTLYRMPDIDNDDYLELAKLDFGRCQFEHQIEWNYMQGWYKSCKIQEFGMSRKEMLVAYFLAATTIFEPERVKERIVWAKSQLISKMIRTFLEKEASIEQKSLLLKEFRNNINGSHKLNSVETVDRAINVLLEAIYELSEGFDECIGLQLKNTMLKYGRSAWKGKLIEVEADMQALAKLVLEEPSGLNRNIKQTFLCVAKTFYYSAYFDVETIELHIFKVLFEPIV from the exons ATGATCTCTCTTTGCTTTTTAGGAATGGGATCCATAATATTTACTCCAAATCTGAGCTATTCCCTTCTAGGAGAAGGCAAGAATATTCTTTCAGCAAAACTTCAGCTGCCGCAGAGTTTAACTG GAACATGGCTGAAAAACAGAGAATACACGCGCGCAAATAACCAATCTCATCGTCGTCGGAAACATATATTTAAAGTATTTGAGAATCGAg TTGCTCATGAGGATGGTTCTACTGCTGAGGCCGTCGAAGTG aataataaaattaaggatatGATCTCATGCATAAAGATTCTTATGGTTACAATAAAAGAGGGACGAATAAGTGTGTCAGCCTATGATACAGCATGGATTGCacttataaaaaatattgatgGGTTTGATACTCCTCAATTTCCCTCTTCGCTGGAGTGGGTCCTCCAAAATCAGCATCCTGATGGCTCATGGGGAGACGAACATTTTTTCTCTGTGTATGATCGCCTGCTAAATACTATGGCGTGCATCATAGCATTGAAGTCGTGGAATGTTGGCACTCATAACATGGAAAAAG gAATATCGTATGTGAAGAAAAATGTGTGGAAACTTGAAGATGCTTCTGAAGCGCACATGACGTGTGGGTTTGAAGTCATATATCCTGCCCTTGTTCGAAAAGCAAGCCACTTAGGAATTCATGATATTCCAATCCCCAACAATATTTATACCGCAAGGGATCATAAACTCAACAA GATACCAAAAGAATTGATGCACCAGGTGACAACAACACTACTGTATAGTTTGGAAGGGCTGGAAGACTTGGATTGGTCAAGGCTAATAAAACTCCAGTCAGCTGATGGCTCATTCTTCACATCTCCATCATCTACTGCCTTTGCATTCATGGAGACTAAAGATACCAATTGcttaaaatttatcactaaCATCGTCCACAAATTTCATGGAGGAG CTCCCCATACTTATCCAGTAGACTTATTTTCGCGACTATGGGTGGTTGATAGACTACAACGCTTGGGAATTTCTCGTTTCTTTGAGGCGGAGATCAAGGATTACCTAGCCTATGTATATAG GTTTTGGAGTGAAGATGGAATTTATAGTGCACGAGATATAAATTATAGTGAAGTTGATGACACATCTATGGCATTCAGGCTTCTACGCTTGCAAGGATATGATGTTAACCCAA ATACATTGAGGAAATTCAAAGAGGGTGAAAAATTCTGTTGCCACAAAGGTGAAGTGACACCTTCTACGACGCCAATGTATGCTCTATATAGGGCTTCCCAAATCCGATTTGCAGGAGAAGACATTCTTGAAGAAGCCTACCACTTCTCTTGCAACTTCTTACAACATTGGTTAGCAGGCGATCAACTCCTCGATAAATGGGTTGTATCTAAGGACTTGTCTAATGAG ataaaagTTGGATTGGAGATGCCATGGTATGCCACGTTACCACGAGTAGAGACTGTGTATTATCTGCAGCATTACGGTGGTTCCACCACAGTGTGGATCGCCAAAACCTTATACAG GATGCCAGATATTGATAACGATGATTATCTGGAGCTCGCAAAATTGGATTTTGGGAGATGCCAATTCGAACATCAGATTGAATGGAATTATATGCAAGG ATGGTATAAAAGTTGCAAAATTCAAGAATTTGGGATGAGCAGAAAAGAAATGCTGGTAGCTTACTTTTTGGCCGCCACAACTATATTTGAACCAGAAAGAGTAAAAGAGAGAATTGTGTGGGCAAAATCTCAATTGATTTCTAAGATGATCAGAAcatttttagaaaaagaagCCTCCATAGAACAAAAATCTCTTCTACTAAAAGAATTCAGAAACAACATCAACGGCTCACACAAATTGAATAG TGTTGAGACAGTGGATCGTGCAATCAACGTTCTGCTAGAAGCCATCTACGAGCTATCAGAAGGTTTTGATGAATGTATTGGCCTTCAGCTAAAAAACACA atGTTAAAGTATGGAAGGAGCGCATGGAAAGGCAAGTTGATTGAGGTAGAAGCAGATATGCAGGCATTGGCAAAACTAGTCCTTGAAGAACCCAGCGGCCTCAACAGAAATATCAAGCAAACATTTCTGTGTGTGGCAAAAACATTTTACTACAGTGCCTACTTTGATGTCGAAACTATTGAACTCCATATATTCAAAGTACTATTTGAGCCGATTGTATAA